From the Streptomyces nodosus genome, the window CCGCGGCCTCCAACCTCAAGGCCCAGGGCATGAGCGAGGACCAGTACGGCATCGCGCCCATACCCGTGCAGTCCGGCACCCCCGGCACCGGCACCCAGGTCAACTCGATGGTCGCGGGCATCAACCTGGCCGTCTTCAAGAACTCCCACAACCTCGACGGCGCCACCGACTTCGTGAAGTTCATGACCAGCGACGAGGAACAGAAGATCCTCAACAAGGCCTACACCTCCATCCCGCCGGTCAAGTCCGCGCAGGAGGACCCCGCGTTCACCGACGCGTCCAACGTCGTCCTCAAGGAGACCCTCGCCACCAGTGCGGCGGCGCTGCCCCAGGTCCCCGACGAGTCCCAGTTCGAGACGGTGGTCGGCACCGCCGTCAAGGAGCTGTTCAGCGACGCCGCCGGAGGCCGCGCGGTGACCACCGACTCGGTGAAGGCCAGGCTCCAGAAGGCCCAGCAGCAGATGCCGGCGAAGTGAGCGCGGACCCCGTCATGACCTCCACGACCGCCTCCGCCGATCCCGGCGAGCGGACGGCGCGGAAGGGTTCTCCCGGTGCGGCGCGCGAACCGCGCCGCACCGGGCGGATCCGCCGCATCGGACTGCCCTATCTGCTGCTCCTGCCCGCCCTGGTGCTCGAACTCCTCGTCCACCTGGTGCCGATGGTGATCGGCATCGTGATGAGCTTCAAGGAGCTCACCCAGTTCTACATCCGCGACTGGGGCGCCGCGCCCTGGTCCGGACTCGGCAACTACCGGATGTCGGTGGATTTCGACGCGCCCGTCGGTGAGGCGCTGCTCCACTCCTTCTTCGTCACCGTCTGCTTCACCCTGCTCTCGGTCGGCCTGTGCTGGCTGATCGGCACGACGGCCGCGATCTGTATGCAGGACACCTTCCGCGGCCGGGGCCTGCTGCGGGCCCTGTTCCTGGTCCCGTACGCACTGCCCGTGTACGCGGCCGTCATCACCTGGGTGTTCATGTTTCAGCACGACAACGGCCTGGTGAACCACGTCCTGCACGACCAGCTGCACCTCACCGACAAGCCGTCCTTCTGGCTCATCGGCGACAACAGCTTCATCGCGCTGCTCGTGGTGTCGGTGTGGAAGGGCTGGCCGTTCGCCTTCCTGATCGTGATGGCCGGGCTGCAGAACATCCCCCGGGAGCTGTACGAGGCCGCCGCCCTGGACGGCGCCGGGATGTGGCAGCAGATCCGCCGGATCACCCTGCCGTCCCTGCGCTCCGTCAACCAGGTACTGGTCCTGGTCCTGTTCCTGTGGACGTTCAACGACTTCAACACCCCGTTCGTCCTGTTCGGCAAGGCCGCCCCGGAAGCCGCGGACCTCATCTCGGTGCACATCTACCAGGCCTCGTTCGTCACCTGGAACTTCGGCACCGGATCCGCCATGTCCGTCCTGCTGCTGCTGTTCCTGCTCGTCGTCACGGGTGTCTATCTGCTGCTGACCTCCCGAGGAAGGAAGACGGCCGATGTCTAGCACCGGGCAGGCGCCCCGTTCGCCGATGGCCCCGCCGCGGTCCTTCCTCTGGTCCCGGCGGATCTTCCTCACCCTGCTCGCCGGCTTTGTGCTGGTGCCCGTCTATGTGATGGTCTCCAGCTCCCTCAAGCCGCTCGCGGACGTGACCGGGAAGTTCCGCTGGCTGCCGAGCGGCCTCACCGTCCGGCCCTACATCGACATCTGGTCGACGGTGCCGCTGGCGAGGTACTTCGTCAACTCGCTGATCGTGGCGGGCGCGGCGACCCTCTGCTCGGTGGTGATCGCGGTCTTCTCCGCCTACGCGGTCAGCCGCTACAACTTCCGCGGCAAGCGCGTGTTCACGGTCACCGTGCTGTCCACCCAGATGTTCCCCGGGATCCTCTTCCTGCTCCCGCTGTTCCTGCTCTACGTCAACATCGGCAACGCCACCGGCATCGCCCTGTTCGGCTCGCGCGGCGGACTGATCCTGACCTACCTCACCTTCTCGCTGCCGTTCTCGATCTGGATGCTCATCGGGTACTTCGACTCGGTGCCCCGGGACCTGGACGAGGCGGCCCTGGTGGACGGCTGCGGACCGATCGGCGCACTGCTGAGGATCGTCGTGCCGGCCGCCACCCCCGGCATCGTCGCGGTCGCCGTCTACGCCTTCATGACCGCCTGGGGCGAGGTGCTGTTCGCCTCCGTGATGACCAACGACACCACCCGCACCCTCGCCGTGGGCCTCCAGGGCTACTCCACGCTCAACGACGTCTACTGGAACCAGATCATGGCCGCCTCGCTCGTGGTGAGCGTCCCGGTGGTCGCGGGCTTCCTGCTGCTGCAGCGCTATCTCGTCGCCGGGCTCACCGCCGGAGCCGTGAAGTGACCGACACCCCCCATTCCGAAAGGACTTCTGTGTCCGAGCGCATCGACCTCGCCGCACTGCCGCACGACTTCCTGTGGGGCACGGCCACATCGGCGTACCAGATCGAGGGAGCCGTCGCCGAGGACGGTCGTTCGCCGTCGATCTGGGACACCTTCTCGCACACCCCGGGAAAGATCGCGGGCGACGACCACGGGGACATCGCCTGCGACCACTACCACCGCTGGCCCGAGGACCTCGGGCTGATGAAGCAACTGGGCACCAACGCCTACCGGTTGTCCGTCGCCTGGCCCCGGGTGGTACCGGGCGGCGACGGCCCCGTGAACCCCAAGGGCCTCGACTTCTACGACCAGTTGATCGACGCCCTGCTGGACGCGGGCATCAAGCCCTCCGTCACCCTCTACCACTGGGACCTGCCCCAGGTGCTCCAGGACCGCGGCGGCTGGCCCGAGCGGGCCACCGCCGAGCACTTCGCCGCCTATGCGTCGGCCGTCGCCGCACGCCTGGGCGACCGGGTCACCCACTGGGCCACCCTCAACGAGCCCCTGTGCTCGGCCTGGATCGGCCACCTCGAGGGCGTCATGGCCCCCGGCCTCACCGATCTGACCGCCGCGGTCCGCGCCTCCTACCATCTGCTCCTCGGCCACGGCCTCGCCGCCCAGGCGATCCGCGCCGCCGCCCCCGGGGCCGAGGTCGGCATCGTCAACAACCTCAACACCGTGCACGCCGCCTCCGACCGGCCCGAGGACCAGGCCGCGGCCCTCCGCATGGACGGCCATGTCAACCGCTGGTGGCTCGACCCGGTCCACGGCCGCGGCTTCCCGGCCGACATGCGCGAGGTCTACGGCGTCGAACTCCCCGAACGCCCCGGCGACCTGGAGACCATCGCCGCACCACTGGACTGGCTGGGCCTGAACTACTACTTCCCCGACACCGTCACCGACGACCCGGACGGCCCCGCCCCGCACGCCCGTTCGGTGCGCCGCCCCGGAGTGCCCCGCACCGGCATGGACTGGGAGATCGACGCGAACGGCATCGAGACCCTGCTGCTGCGCCTGACCCACGAGTACGGCCCCCGCAGGCTGTATGTCACCGAGAACGGCTCGTCCTTCCCCGACGTGGTACGCCCCGACGGCACCGTGGACGACCCCGAACGCCAGGACTATCTGATCGGGCACCTCGCCGCCTGCGCCTCGGCGGCCCGCAAGGGCGCCCCGCTGGCCGGCTACTTCGCCTGGTCACTGCTCGACAACTTCGAGTGGGCGTACGGCTACGACAAGCGCTTCGGCCTCGTCCATGTCGACTACGACACCCAGGTCCGCACCGTCAAGGGCAGCGGACACCGGTACGCGGACATCGTCCGCGCCCACCGGGGCCAGGCCCGCGAGGCCGCCTGAGCCGT encodes:
- a CDS encoding carbohydrate ABC transporter permease — its product is MTSTTASADPGERTARKGSPGAAREPRRTGRIRRIGLPYLLLLPALVLELLVHLVPMVIGIVMSFKELTQFYIRDWGAAPWSGLGNYRMSVDFDAPVGEALLHSFFVTVCFTLLSVGLCWLIGTTAAICMQDTFRGRGLLRALFLVPYALPVYAAVITWVFMFQHDNGLVNHVLHDQLHLTDKPSFWLIGDNSFIALLVVSVWKGWPFAFLIVMAGLQNIPRELYEAAALDGAGMWQQIRRITLPSLRSVNQVLVLVLFLWTFNDFNTPFVLFGKAAPEAADLISVHIYQASFVTWNFGTGSAMSVLLLLFLLVVTGVYLLLTSRGRKTADV
- a CDS encoding carbohydrate ABC transporter permease encodes the protein MSSTGQAPRSPMAPPRSFLWSRRIFLTLLAGFVLVPVYVMVSSSLKPLADVTGKFRWLPSGLTVRPYIDIWSTVPLARYFVNSLIVAGAATLCSVVIAVFSAYAVSRYNFRGKRVFTVTVLSTQMFPGILFLLPLFLLYVNIGNATGIALFGSRGGLILTYLTFSLPFSIWMLIGYFDSVPRDLDEAALVDGCGPIGALLRIVVPAATPGIVAVAVYAFMTAWGEVLFASVMTNDTTRTLAVGLQGYSTLNDVYWNQIMAASLVVSVPVVAGFLLLQRYLVAGLTAGAVK
- a CDS encoding GH1 family beta-glucosidase — its product is MSERIDLAALPHDFLWGTATSAYQIEGAVAEDGRSPSIWDTFSHTPGKIAGDDHGDIACDHYHRWPEDLGLMKQLGTNAYRLSVAWPRVVPGGDGPVNPKGLDFYDQLIDALLDAGIKPSVTLYHWDLPQVLQDRGGWPERATAEHFAAYASAVAARLGDRVTHWATLNEPLCSAWIGHLEGVMAPGLTDLTAAVRASYHLLLGHGLAAQAIRAAAPGAEVGIVNNLNTVHAASDRPEDQAAALRMDGHVNRWWLDPVHGRGFPADMREVYGVELPERPGDLETIAAPLDWLGLNYYFPDTVTDDPDGPAPHARSVRRPGVPRTGMDWEIDANGIETLLLRLTHEYGPRRLYVTENGSSFPDVVRPDGTVDDPERQDYLIGHLAACASAARKGAPLAGYFAWSLLDNFEWAYGYDKRFGLVHVDYDTQVRTVKGSGHRYADIVRAHRGQAREAA